A genomic window from Pseudonocardia broussonetiae includes:
- a CDS encoding MarR family winged helix-turn-helix transcriptional regulator: MSEPDHVARIQAEWARERPDVDVSPQGVIGRLHRLASRLTDELCVVYRRHGLTEGEFDVLAALRRAGAPFERAPGELARFTMVTTGAMTKRLDRLVEAGLVTRRPATDDGRGRVVALTDAGRGLVDRAFTEHMRNERRLLDALTPDEAAALEALLTTWLSRVEPAG; this comes from the coding sequence ATGAGCGAGCCCGACCACGTCGCCCGGATCCAGGCCGAGTGGGCCCGCGAGCGCCCCGACGTCGACGTGTCGCCGCAGGGGGTGATCGGGCGGCTGCACCGGCTGGCGTCGCGGCTGACCGACGAGCTGTGCGTCGTCTACCGGCGCCACGGCCTCACCGAGGGGGAGTTCGACGTCCTCGCCGCGCTGCGCCGCGCCGGGGCCCCGTTCGAGCGCGCACCCGGTGAGCTGGCCCGCTTCACGATGGTCACGACGGGTGCGATGACCAAGCGGCTCGACCGGCTCGTCGAGGCCGGGCTGGTCACCCGCCGTCCCGCCACCGACGACGGGCGCGGCCGGGTCGTCGCCCTCACCGACGCCGGGCGCGGGCTCGTCGACCGGGCGTTCACCGAGCACATGCGCAACGAGCGCCGCCTGCTCGACGCCCTGACCCCCGACGAGGCCGCGGCGCTGGAGGCCCTGCTGACGACGTGGCTGTCGCGCGTCGAGCCCGCCGGGTAG
- a CDS encoding response regulator transcription factor produces the protein MSVRVVVADDHPVVRDGLSALLGTRAGIEVVGCASGGREAVRLAVTLRPDVLVLDVQMPDLHGVAAAREIARDAPGVAVLMLTMFDDDDSVFAAMRAGARGYLLKGASQDEIARAIHAVAAGEAIFGPGVARRLLEQLAGPGAAAVPFPDLTPRERDVLELLTTGMPTADIGRRLGLAAKTVTNHLSSVFAKLQVPGRAEAVERARRAGMGPAREPDR, from the coding sequence GTGAGCGTGCGGGTGGTGGTCGCCGACGACCACCCCGTGGTCCGCGACGGGCTGTCCGCGCTGCTGGGGACGCGCGCCGGGATCGAGGTCGTCGGCTGCGCGTCCGGTGGGCGCGAGGCCGTGCGGCTGGCCGTGACCCTGCGGCCCGACGTGCTGGTGCTCGACGTGCAGATGCCCGACCTGCACGGCGTCGCCGCCGCCCGGGAGATCGCCCGCGACGCGCCGGGCGTGGCTGTGCTCATGCTGACGATGTTCGACGACGACGACTCGGTCTTCGCCGCCATGCGCGCCGGCGCCCGCGGGTACCTGCTCAAGGGCGCGTCCCAGGACGAGATCGCGCGCGCGATCCACGCCGTCGCGGCCGGGGAGGCGATCTTCGGGCCGGGTGTGGCGCGGCGGCTGCTCGAGCAGCTCGCGGGCCCGGGCGCGGCGGCCGTCCCGTTCCCGGACCTCACGCCGCGCGAGCGGGACGTGCTGGAGCTGCTCACCACCGGGATGCCGACCGCCGACATCGGGCGCAGGCTCGGGCTGGCCGCGAAGACGGTCACCAATCACCTGTCGTCGGTGTTCGCGAAGCTGCAGGTGCCCGGCCGGGCGGAGGCCGTCGAGCGGGCGCGGCGGGCCGGCATGGGGCCGGCGCGCGAGCCCGACCGGTAG
- a CDS encoding carboxyl transferase domain-containing protein, whose amino-acid sequence MTVRALLVANRGEVAVRVLATAAALGIRTVAVHPDDDATCAHVARADAAVRLPGAGPAAYLDVDAVVAAAVDSGCDALHPGYGFLSENPALARACAAAGVVSVGPSAQALELFGDKTAARARARELGVPVLEGTDGPTDEAAARAFLDGLGPGGAVMVKALAGGGGRGTRPVTRAADLPEVLRQCAAEAQAAFGDGTLYVERLLAPARHVEVQVLGDGHGAPVVLGDRDCSLQRRRQKLVEIGPAPDLDPAVRSRLHAAARDLVGSLPYAGLATVEFLVGADGFAFLEVNPRLQVEHTVTEEVTGLDLVELALRVAGGATLGELVLSSPPLGRGVAVQCRVNTEVLRPDGTVEPGGGVLSRFQPPSGRGVRVDTHGYAGYEVGPRYDSLLAKVVVSGDDLAVAAARAGRALGEFDVAGVPTTIGLLRALLERVTEPGVLDTGYVDAHVAELAAAPSAAAVTAAAPTRPAAAGDRPVPDGAEALRAPQQGVVVAVGAAAGDALAPGAELVVLEAMKMQHGVPAPRGGRVVEVRVAVGDAVAAGAVLAVLTGGVDDAAARDALTEVDPAHVRADLAEVLARHHGVSDAGRPEVTARRHGTGRRTARENVEDLVDAGSLVEYGALTIAAQRRRRSVEDLVARTPADGLVTATATVGGRPVAVMSYDYTVLAGTQGVHNHRKTDRLLTLATERSLPLVVFAEGGGGRPGDTDTSAVAQLDLPTFRLAAGLAGRVPTVAVVSGYCFAGNAALAGACDVVVATEGSSLGMGGPAMIEGGGLGVVAPGDVGPMAVQAANGVVDLLVADDAAAVDAVRRYLSYFAGPHEPGPVADQRRLRHLVPEDRLRAYAVRPVLETLCDTGSVLELRSGFGAGVVTALARLDGRPVGVLANDPTHLGGAIDGDAADKAARFLRLCQDHGLAVVSLCDTPGFMVGPDAERTGIVRRFGDFFVAGARLTVPRCAVVLRKAYGLGAMAMCGGSLHAPDLTVSWPTGEFGGMGLEGAVRLGFRAELDAIPDPDRRRERYSELVADYYERGRALSVATVFEVDDVVDPADTRDLLIGALAAASGPEWGPGPTR is encoded by the coding sequence ATGACGGTGCGGGCGCTGCTGGTGGCCAACCGCGGGGAGGTCGCGGTGCGGGTGCTCGCCACGGCGGCCGCGCTGGGGATCCGGACGGTCGCGGTCCATCCCGACGACGACGCGACCTGCGCGCACGTCGCCCGTGCCGACGCGGCGGTGCGGCTGCCCGGGGCCGGTCCGGCCGCCTACCTCGACGTCGACGCCGTAGTGGCCGCCGCGGTCGATTCCGGCTGCGACGCGCTGCACCCCGGCTACGGCTTCCTGTCGGAGAACCCGGCGCTGGCGCGGGCGTGCGCGGCAGCGGGGGTGGTGTCCGTCGGGCCGTCGGCGCAGGCGCTGGAGCTCTTCGGGGACAAGACCGCCGCCCGGGCGCGGGCCCGCGAGCTGGGCGTGCCGGTGCTGGAGGGGACCGACGGTCCGACCGACGAGGCCGCCGCGCGGGCGTTCCTCGACGGCCTGGGTCCCGGCGGCGCGGTCATGGTCAAGGCGCTGGCCGGGGGAGGGGGCCGCGGCACCCGGCCCGTCACGCGGGCGGCGGACCTCCCCGAGGTGCTGCGGCAGTGCGCGGCGGAGGCACAGGCGGCGTTCGGGGACGGGACCTTGTACGTCGAGCGGCTGCTGGCTCCGGCGCGGCACGTGGAGGTGCAGGTCCTCGGCGACGGCCACGGCGCGCCGGTCGTCCTCGGCGACCGGGACTGCAGCCTGCAGCGGCGCCGCCAGAAGCTCGTCGAGATCGGGCCCGCGCCGGACCTGGACCCCGCGGTGCGCTCGCGGCTGCACGCGGCGGCGCGGGACCTGGTCGGGTCGCTGCCCTACGCGGGTCTGGCGACGGTGGAGTTCCTGGTCGGGGCGGACGGGTTCGCGTTCCTGGAGGTCAACCCGCGGCTGCAGGTGGAGCACACGGTGACCGAGGAGGTCACCGGGCTCGACCTCGTGGAGCTGGCGCTGCGGGTCGCCGGGGGTGCGACGCTCGGCGAGCTGGTCCTGTCGTCGCCGCCGCTGGGTCGGGGTGTGGCGGTGCAGTGCCGGGTGAACACCGAGGTGCTGCGGCCGGACGGCACCGTCGAGCCCGGCGGTGGGGTGCTGTCGCGGTTCCAGCCGCCGTCGGGGCGCGGGGTGCGGGTCGACACCCACGGCTACGCGGGCTACGAGGTCGGGCCGCGCTACGACTCCCTGCTGGCCAAGGTGGTCGTGAGCGGCGACGACCTCGCGGTGGCCGCGGCGCGGGCGGGCCGTGCGCTGGGCGAGTTCGACGTCGCCGGTGTCCCGACGACGATCGGGCTGCTGCGGGCGCTGCTGGAGCGGGTGACGGAGCCCGGGGTGCTCGACACGGGGTACGTGGACGCGCACGTCGCCGAGCTGGCCGCCGCCCCGTCGGCGGCGGCCGTGACCGCCGCCGCGCCGACGCGACCTGCTGCGGCCGGAGACCGACCCGTGCCCGACGGCGCGGAGGCGCTGCGGGCGCCGCAGCAGGGCGTCGTCGTCGCGGTCGGCGCCGCGGCGGGGGACGCGCTCGCGCCGGGCGCGGAGCTCGTCGTGCTCGAGGCGATGAAGATGCAGCACGGGGTGCCCGCTCCGCGCGGCGGACGGGTGGTGGAGGTGCGGGTCGCGGTCGGTGACGCCGTCGCGGCCGGGGCGGTGCTGGCCGTGCTCACCGGGGGCGTCGACGACGCGGCGGCGCGGGACGCCCTCACGGAGGTCGACCCGGCGCACGTCCGCGCCGACCTGGCCGAGGTGCTCGCGCGCCACCACGGCGTGTCCGACGCGGGGCGCCCGGAGGTCACCGCGCGCCGGCACGGGACCGGGCGGCGGACCGCGCGGGAGAACGTCGAGGACCTGGTCGACGCGGGCAGCCTCGTGGAGTACGGCGCGCTGACGATCGCGGCGCAGCGGCGGCGGCGCAGCGTCGAGGACCTCGTGGCGCGAACCCCGGCCGACGGGCTGGTCACCGCCACCGCGACCGTGGGCGGGCGCCCGGTGGCGGTGATGTCCTACGACTACACCGTCCTGGCTGGCACGCAGGGCGTGCACAACCACCGCAAGACCGACCGGCTGCTGACCCTGGCCACCGAGCGGAGCCTGCCGCTGGTGGTGTTCGCCGAGGGCGGGGGCGGGCGCCCGGGCGACACCGACACCTCCGCCGTCGCCCAGCTCGACCTGCCGACGTTCCGGCTCGCGGCCGGGCTGGCGGGGCGGGTGCCGACGGTGGCGGTCGTGTCCGGCTACTGCTTCGCCGGCAACGCCGCGCTCGCGGGCGCCTGCGACGTCGTCGTCGCCACCGAGGGGAGCAGCCTCGGGATGGGTGGCCCGGCGATGATCGAGGGCGGCGGGCTCGGCGTCGTGGCGCCGGGGGACGTCGGGCCGATGGCGGTGCAGGCGGCCAACGGCGTCGTGGACCTCCTGGTCGCCGACGACGCCGCGGCCGTCGACGCCGTCCGCCGGTACCTGTCCTACTTCGCCGGCCCGCACGAGCCGGGGCCGGTGGCCGACCAGCGGCGGCTGCGGCACCTGGTGCCCGAGGACCGGCTGCGCGCCTACGCGGTGCGCCCGGTGCTGGAGACGCTGTGCGACACCGGGAGCGTGCTGGAGCTGCGCTCCGGCTTCGGCGCGGGGGTCGTCACCGCGCTGGCCCGGCTCGACGGCCGCCCGGTCGGGGTGCTGGCCAACGACCCCACGCACCTCGGCGGGGCGATCGACGGCGACGCCGCGGACAAGGCCGCCCGGTTCCTGCGGCTGTGCCAGGACCACGGGCTCGCGGTGGTGTCGCTGTGCGACACCCCGGGGTTCATGGTCGGCCCCGACGCCGAGCGCACCGGGATCGTGCGCCGGTTCGGTGACTTCTTCGTCGCCGGCGCCCGGCTCACCGTCCCGCGGTGCGCGGTGGTGCTGCGCAAGGCCTACGGGCTCGGCGCGATGGCGATGTGCGGCGGGAGCCTGCACGCCCCCGACCTGACCGTCTCCTGGCCGACGGGGGAGTTCGGCGGGATGGGGCTGGAGGGGGCGGTCCGGCTGGGGTTCCGGGCCGAGCTCGACGCGATCCCCGACCCGGACCGGCGGCGCGAGCGGTACTCCGAGCTCGTCGCCGACTACTACGAGCGGGGCCGCGCGCTGAGCGTCGCGACGGTGTTCGAGGTGGACGACGTCGTGGACCCCGCCGACACCCGGGATCTGCTGATCGGGGCGCTGGCGGCGGCGTCCGGGCCGGAATGGGGGCCGGGGCCGACCCGTTGA
- a CDS encoding alpha/beta fold hydrolase, giving the protein MPLSAPIDGFRLAHDRTGPPTGPPVLLLHGWPGDRTDHAGVAERLAGTGHDVVVPDLRGFGGSDKHDLDPARYYGVDAQARSVAGLLDELGLRGVAVGGYDIGSRVAQRLAADRPDLVRALVVTPPGPGVGARILTEQPMGEFWYQSFHRLDLARELVDGDVGRVRAYLRHFWTHWSGPGFTPSDDRLDHLAAVYGAPGAFVASIGWYRAVASVVGRFLGETAPAPADRIAVPTRFLWADADPLFPREWSDRLGEFFSDVTVVPVDGVGHFVPVEAPEVFADALAA; this is encoded by the coding sequence ATGCCCCTGTCCGCGCCGATCGACGGCTTCCGCCTCGCCCACGACCGGACGGGACCGCCCACCGGGCCACCGGTCCTGCTGCTGCACGGCTGGCCGGGGGACCGGACCGACCACGCCGGGGTGGCCGAACGGCTCGCCGGTACCGGCCACGACGTCGTCGTGCCCGACCTGCGCGGGTTCGGCGGGTCCGACAAGCACGACCTCGACCCCGCCCGGTACTACGGCGTCGACGCGCAGGCCCGCAGCGTCGCGGGGCTGCTCGACGAGCTGGGTCTGCGCGGCGTGGCCGTCGGGGGCTACGACATCGGCAGCCGCGTCGCCCAGCGCCTCGCCGCCGACCGGCCCGACCTCGTGCGCGCCCTCGTCGTGACCCCGCCCGGGCCCGGCGTCGGGGCGCGGATCCTCACCGAGCAGCCGATGGGCGAGTTCTGGTATCAGTCCTTCCACCGGCTCGACCTGGCCCGCGAGCTCGTCGACGGTGACGTCGGCCGGGTCCGCGCCTACCTGCGCCACTTCTGGACGCACTGGTCCGGGCCGGGCTTCACCCCGTCCGACGACCGCCTCGACCACCTCGCCGCCGTCTACGGCGCGCCGGGCGCGTTCGTCGCGTCGATCGGCTGGTACCGCGCGGTGGCGTCGGTCGTCGGGCGGTTCCTGGGGGAGACCGCGCCCGCCCCGGCCGACCGGATCGCGGTGCCCACCCGGTTCCTGTGGGCCGACGCCGACCCGCTGTTCCCCCGGGAGTGGTCCGACCGGCTCGGCGAGTTCTTCTCCGACGTCACCGTGGTGCCGGTCGACGGGGTGGGGCACTTCGTGCCGGTCGAGGCGCCCGAGGTGTTCGCCGACGCGCTGGCGGCCTGA
- a CDS encoding DMT family transporter codes for MEATWRWVLVTAVAPVAWGSTYYVTREFLPADHPLFGAAVRALPAGLLLLLVCRTLPRGAWWWRSLVLGVLNTSGFFALVYLAAQLLPTSVAAVVMATSPVTMMLVAWAVLGRRPALLPVAGALLGIAGVVTMLLTGGGAVSVAGVAASVAAMLLSSVGYVLAQKWGGEVPVLASTAWQLVAGGLVILPVAVLVEGAPPVLDAPAVAGFAYVSLVATALAFTAWFTGLRHLDAGTVGLVGLLNPVTGVLLGTALAAEALTGRQAAGIALVLVGIAAGRPSRRRGTYRTRPPACAATAKPTAVRTQASTSSSGTGTTTANTRCSGWEAISPTATALGSTRQSATPSSTVPTMCPTTKTTAATAETGCASVAATRAPTDAGGCPTAAPASATWSDATTKNRLVNPSQDTTAATRPSTGRAAAAARPTISTPSGSVSRAR; via the coding sequence GTGGAAGCTACCTGGCGGTGGGTCCTGGTCACGGCGGTCGCGCCGGTGGCCTGGGGCAGCACCTACTACGTGACGCGCGAGTTCCTCCCGGCCGACCACCCGCTCTTCGGCGCCGCCGTCCGGGCCCTGCCCGCCGGGCTGCTGCTGCTCCTGGTCTGCCGGACCCTGCCGCGGGGCGCGTGGTGGTGGCGCTCGCTCGTGCTGGGTGTGCTGAACACCAGCGGGTTCTTCGCCCTGGTCTACCTCGCGGCGCAGCTGCTGCCCACGAGCGTCGCGGCGGTGGTGATGGCTACCTCGCCGGTGACGATGATGCTGGTCGCCTGGGCCGTGCTGGGCCGGCGGCCCGCGCTGCTGCCCGTCGCCGGAGCGCTGCTGGGCATCGCCGGCGTGGTCACGATGCTGCTCACCGGAGGCGGCGCGGTCAGCGTCGCCGGGGTGGCGGCGTCGGTCGCGGCGATGCTCCTGTCGTCGGTCGGCTACGTGCTCGCGCAGAAGTGGGGCGGGGAGGTGCCGGTGCTCGCCTCGACGGCCTGGCAGCTCGTGGCGGGCGGCCTCGTGATCCTCCCGGTGGCCGTGCTCGTCGAGGGTGCGCCGCCGGTCCTGGACGCGCCGGCCGTCGCGGGCTTCGCCTACGTCAGCCTCGTCGCGACCGCGCTGGCGTTCACGGCGTGGTTCACCGGCCTGCGCCACCTCGACGCCGGGACCGTCGGGCTCGTCGGACTGCTCAACCCGGTCACCGGCGTCCTGCTCGGCACCGCGCTGGCCGCCGAGGCCCTGACCGGGCGCCAGGCCGCCGGGATCGCCCTCGTGCTGGTGGGCATCGCGGCGGGCCGGCCGTCCCGGCGGCGCGGGACCTACCGGACGCGCCCGCCCGCGTGCGCGGCCACCGCGAAGCCGACCGCGGTCAGGACCCAGGCCAGCACGTCCAGCAGCGGGACGGGCACGACCACCGCGAACACCAGGTGCAGCGGCTGGGAGGCGATCAGCCCGACGGCGACCGCCCTGGGCAGCACCCGCCAGAGCGCGACGCCGAGCAGCACGGTGCCGACGATGTGCCCGACCACGAAGACGACCGCCGCGACCGCGGAGACCGGGTGCGCCTCGGTCGCCGCGACCAGGGCCCCGACGGACGCCGGTGGCTGCCCGACCGCCGCGCCGGCCAGCGCCACCTGGTCGGACGCCACGACGAAGAACAGGCTGGTGAACCCCAGCCAGGACACGACGGCGGCGACCCGGCCCAGCACCGGGCGGGCGGCCGCGGCGGCCCGGCCGACGATCAGCACCCCGAGCGGCAGCGTGAGCAGGGCGAGGTAG
- a CDS encoding class I adenylate-forming enzyme family protein has protein sequence MRITEFFDRGLRQNPDGAAYVMDGRRWTYRESYALSCRVAHGLTAALRPGAKVAVLSPNHPEAWICVLATWRAGMVWVPLNPAVPAAETADLAASLGCEAILYHSSLGEVVELLRDRVPELRLAVCLDRTDDDRTDDRTPWLHDWCGDLPSEPPAVDTAFEDIVAIPPTGGTTGLPKGVLNNHRGITTSTALLMMLLDYEAHQPIVNLAAAPMTHTSGFLSLPATARGGTVVVLDKADPAVLADVVEEHGVTEMFLPPTVIYRWLDHLRGQQRDFSSLRYLIYGSAPMSVDRLREAIGVFGPVMTSAYGQTEAPGTIALMRCAELFDADGTLNEARLSACGRPSPLLSVELRDDDDRPVPRGAEGEICVRGDTVMVGYHELPDRTAETVVGGWLHTGDVGRLDDDGYLHITDRKKDMIISGGFNVFPSEVEQVLWRHPAVGDCAVVGAPHPDWGEQVTAVVELRAGASATPEELVAWCRGRLGGVRTPKRIDIVDELPRSHNGKVLRNRVRETYWQGAGRRI, from the coding sequence ATGAGGATCACCGAGTTCTTCGACCGCGGACTGCGGCAGAACCCCGACGGGGCCGCCTACGTCATGGACGGCCGCCGGTGGACCTACCGCGAGTCCTACGCCCTGTCCTGCCGGGTGGCCCACGGCCTGACCGCGGCCCTGCGTCCCGGGGCGAAGGTCGCGGTGCTGTCCCCCAACCACCCCGAGGCGTGGATCTGCGTCCTCGCGACGTGGCGGGCGGGGATGGTGTGGGTGCCGCTGAACCCGGCGGTGCCGGCCGCCGAGACCGCCGACCTCGCCGCCTCGCTGGGATGCGAGGCCATCCTCTACCACTCCTCGCTCGGCGAGGTCGTGGAGCTGTTGCGCGACCGGGTGCCGGAGCTGCGGCTGGCCGTGTGCCTCGACCGCACCGACGACGACCGCACCGACGACCGCACCCCCTGGCTGCACGACTGGTGCGGCGACCTGCCGTCCGAGCCGCCGGCCGTCGACACGGCGTTCGAGGACATCGTCGCGATCCCTCCGACCGGCGGGACGACGGGGCTGCCCAAGGGCGTGCTCAACAACCACCGCGGCATCACGACCTCCACCGCGCTGCTGATGATGCTGCTCGACTACGAGGCCCACCAGCCGATCGTCAACCTCGCCGCCGCCCCGATGACGCACACCAGCGGCTTCCTCAGCCTGCCCGCGACCGCGCGCGGCGGCACCGTCGTCGTCCTCGACAAGGCCGACCCGGCGGTCCTCGCCGACGTCGTCGAGGAGCACGGCGTCACCGAGATGTTCCTGCCGCCGACGGTGATCTACCGCTGGCTCGACCACCTCCGCGGGCAGCAGCGCGACTTCTCCTCCCTGCGCTACCTCATCTACGGGTCGGCGCCGATGTCGGTCGACCGGCTGCGGGAGGCCATCGGCGTGTTCGGCCCGGTCATGACCAGCGCCTACGGGCAGACCGAGGCCCCCGGGACGATCGCGCTGATGCGGTGCGCGGAGCTGTTCGACGCCGACGGCACGCTCAACGAGGCCCGGCTGTCGGCGTGCGGGCGGCCCTCGCCCCTGCTGTCGGTCGAGCTCCGCGACGACGACGACCGGCCGGTGCCCCGCGGCGCCGAGGGCGAGATCTGCGTCCGCGGCGACACCGTGATGGTGGGCTACCACGAGCTCCCGGACCGCACGGCCGAGACCGTCGTCGGCGGGTGGCTGCACACCGGCGACGTCGGGCGCCTCGACGACGACGGCTACCTGCACATCACCGACCGCAAGAAGGACATGATCATCTCGGGCGGCTTCAACGTCTTCCCGAGCGAGGTCGAGCAGGTGCTCTGGCGCCACCCCGCGGTCGGCGACTGCGCGGTCGTCGGGGCGCCGCACCCGGACTGGGGCGAGCAGGTCACCGCCGTCGTCGAGCTGCGGGCGGGCGCCTCCGCCACGCCCGAGGAGCTCGTGGCCTGGTGCCGCGGGCGCCTGGGCGGGGTCCGGACGCCGAAGCGGATCGACATCGTGGACGAGCTGCCCCGCAGCCACAACGGCAAGGTGCTGCGCAACCGGGTGCGCGAGACGTACTGGCAGGGCGCGGGGCGGCGGATCTGA
- a CDS encoding sensor histidine kinase, with translation MTSTDPARRRRHGAAAPTVAALVLAVLVAAETATAVVAAVAAGWTLDAAVEAFVVSNAVIGLSCGVAGVLLAGQRPGNPVGWLLLGAAVAQSGTAASTPLLDLAATAGAPTAVLRALATVAAWSWPWSIGLFLPLALLLFPDGRLPGPRWRAAAGLTAVSGLLFATSVGADPAGVPTSRGPVAPWPVLPGYAGLAPLWTGTELLNLAVYVLAVAALVLRYRRGDEQRRRQLLWLVLALLLVTVIFVPWGLFDAGPVLQLLAIALVPGAMTVAVLRHQLLDIRLVLSRTVVYLLLTALVTAAYLGLVALGGTALRGPVVGGTAVGDAVLATLVVAVAFHPVRTWLQRLVDRALYGDRSDPARALAGVGERLRAADASSDSAGGGVDAALAAVCEALRLPYAAVVRDGGVRWAHGTAPGATQGVPLVYRGEDVGELVVGARPGQRSLGRADRAACEVLAVPLAVAVRATDLSATLQRSRERIVAAREEERRRLRRDLHDGLGPVLTGISFQADAAGNLLATDPAAAAAQLTALRAAATEAIADVRRLVLDLRPPALDEVGLVEALRRHAVRLGTGTPAVVVHAEDPLPALPAAVEVAAYRIAAEAMTNAVRHSGGDRVDLRISVADGLRLDVRDDGRTGPAWTPGTGMTSMTERAAELGGTVVVGPSDGGGRVAARLPL, from the coding sequence GTGACCAGCACGGACCCCGCCCGCAGGCGGCGACACGGCGCCGCTGCGCCCACCGTGGCCGCGCTCGTCCTGGCCGTGCTCGTCGCGGCCGAGACCGCCACGGCGGTCGTGGCCGCCGTGGCGGCGGGCTGGACCCTCGACGCGGCGGTCGAGGCGTTCGTCGTGTCCAACGCGGTGATCGGGCTGTCCTGCGGGGTGGCCGGGGTGCTGCTCGCCGGGCAGCGCCCGGGCAACCCGGTCGGCTGGCTGCTGCTCGGCGCCGCGGTCGCCCAGTCCGGCACGGCGGCCTCCACCCCGCTGCTCGACCTGGCCGCGACCGCGGGGGCCCCGACCGCGGTGCTGCGCGCACTGGCCACGGTCGCGGCCTGGTCCTGGCCCTGGTCGATCGGCCTGTTCCTGCCGCTCGCGCTGCTGCTGTTCCCCGACGGGCGGCTCCCGGGCCCGCGCTGGCGGGCCGCGGCCGGGCTGACGGCGGTCAGCGGCCTGCTGTTCGCCACGAGCGTCGGCGCCGACCCGGCCGGGGTGCCCACGTCGCGGGGGCCGGTGGCGCCGTGGCCCGTGCTGCCCGGCTACGCGGGGCTGGCGCCGCTGTGGACGGGGACCGAGCTGCTCAACCTCGCCGTCTACGTGCTCGCCGTGGCCGCGCTGGTGCTGCGCTACCGCCGCGGCGACGAGCAGCGCCGCCGCCAGCTGTTGTGGCTGGTGCTCGCCCTGCTGCTCGTCACGGTGATCTTCGTGCCGTGGGGCCTGTTCGACGCCGGCCCGGTCCTGCAGCTGCTGGCGATCGCGCTCGTGCCCGGCGCGATGACCGTCGCCGTCCTGCGCCACCAGCTGCTCGACATCCGGCTCGTCCTCTCCCGCACCGTGGTCTACCTGCTGCTGACGGCGCTGGTCACGGCCGCGTACCTGGGCCTGGTGGCGCTCGGCGGCACCGCGCTGCGCGGTCCGGTGGTCGGTGGCACCGCGGTCGGTGACGCGGTGCTGGCGACGCTCGTGGTCGCGGTCGCCTTCCACCCCGTGCGGACGTGGCTGCAGCGGCTGGTCGACCGGGCTCTGTACGGTGACCGCTCCGACCCGGCCCGCGCCCTGGCCGGGGTCGGCGAGCGGTTGCGCGCGGCGGACGCGTCGTCGGACTCCGCGGGCGGCGGCGTCGACGCGGCGCTCGCCGCGGTCTGCGAGGCGCTGCGCCTGCCCTACGCGGCCGTCGTCCGCGACGGCGGGGTGCGGTGGGCCCACGGCACCGCGCCCGGGGCGACGCAGGGCGTGCCGCTGGTCTACCGCGGCGAGGACGTCGGCGAGCTGGTCGTCGGGGCCCGCCCCGGGCAGCGCAGCCTGGGGCGGGCCGACCGGGCGGCGTGCGAGGTGCTGGCCGTGCCGCTCGCCGTCGCCGTGCGCGCCACGGACCTCTCCGCGACGCTGCAGCGCTCCCGGGAGCGGATCGTCGCCGCGCGGGAGGAGGAGCGGCGACGCCTGCGCCGCGACCTGCACGACGGCCTCGGCCCGGTGCTCACCGGCATCTCCTTCCAGGCCGACGCCGCCGGGAACCTCCTCGCCACCGATCCCGCGGCCGCCGCCGCGCAGCTCACCGCCCTGCGCGCCGCCGCGACCGAGGCGATCGCCGACGTCCGGCGCCTGGTGCTCGACCTGCGCCCGCCCGCGCTCGACGAGGTCGGGCTGGTCGAGGCGCTGCGCCGGCACGCCGTCCGGCTCGGGACCGGCACGCCCGCGGTCGTCGTCCACGCCGAGGACCCGCTGCCGGCGCTGCCCGCCGCGGTGGAGGTGGCCGCGTACCGGATCGCGGCCGAGGCGATGACCAACGCCGTGCGGCACTCCGGCGGCGACCGCGTCGACCTGCGGATCAGCGTCGCCGACGGCCTGCGCCTCGACGTGCGCGACGACGGCCGCACCGGCCCCGCGTGGACGCCGGGCACCGGCATGACCTCGATGACCGAACGGGCGGCCGAGCTCGGTGGCACGGTCGTCGTCGGACCCTCCGACGGGGGCGGGCGCGTCGCGGCCCGGCTGCCGCTGTGA